One window of Camelina sativa cultivar DH55 chromosome 4, Cs, whole genome shotgun sequence genomic DNA carries:
- the LOC104782681 gene encoding G-type lectin S-receptor-like serine/threonine-protein kinase SD3-1 yields the protein MLRPLLLSLSLVFFFAFQFVVSEIQLGSKLVVGENTLWVSNNGDFALGFFNPPGLPNRFSIGIRFNSDYIPSDQRKVVWVAGAVVYVTDNTSYFELTSNGELVLFDSSLGVPVWNSKTNRFSVSSALLRDDGNLVLLKDREEIVWQSFDTPADTLLPNQKLPSFEMLRAASENSRSSYYSLHLEDSGRLQLRWESNITFWSSGNEALKKKKKIGAVLTSEGALFLEDQDLMRPVWSVFAEDHNDTVKFRFLRLDRDGNLRMYSWNEDSRIWKPVWQAVENQCRVFATCGSQVCSFNSSGSSGCTCPFNAFVSLSDPKCLVPYQKPTCKSGYPMVKFKNFELYGIYPANDSVVFGISSQRCKKVCSDDFACTAVTYTNDGNPQCRMKLTRYISGYSDPSVSSISYVKTCLDPIAVNPNVSKESPPVTVPKSHSICLPCLIGATSTTLVLFLGFQLGVVVYIYQRKKQLAKKKADRFSKAANPKGVMIFSVDEIKAMTGNFDHNIGPGIFKGVMPENELVAVQEMKATLIEERKFRSSASKIGTMHHKNLAKLEGYCCELGRRFLVYEYAKNGSILDHIVDPLRSKKLTWRIRTETCLSVAKALCYLHTECREFVSHGNLNCGNILLGEDLEAKLTEYGFGLCAANKDVEDFGKTVLALVTGRYEPEGVVSEWVYREWIEGRKETVVDKILEGDFDVEELERVLRISFWCVQADERLRPSMGEVVKVLEGTLSVDPPPPPFACARSSPTNSSESSQSLYEP from the coding sequence atgcttcGACCTCtgcttttgtctctctctctagtcttcTTCTTTGCGTTTCAGTTCGTTGTTTCAGAGATTCAACTGGGTTCTAAGCTCGTTGTTGGTGAAAACACCTTGTGGGTATCAAACAATGGTGATTTTGCTCTAGGGTTTTTCAACCCACCCGGTTTGCCTAACCGGTTTAGTATCGGTATCCGGTTTAACTCCGATTATATCCCTTCTGATCAGCGTAAGGTCGTTTGGGTTGCTGGAGCTGTTGTTTACGTTACTGATAACACTTCCTACTTCGAGCTCACTAGTAATGGagaattggttttgtttgattcttctttgggTGTTCCGGTTTGGAACAGCAAGACAAACCGGTTCTCTGTATCCTCTGCTTTGCTTCGTGACGATGGTAATCTCGTGTTGTTGAAAGATAGAGAAGAGATTGTTTGGCAGAGCTTTGATACTCCTGCTGATACTTTGCTTCCAAACCAAAAGTTACCTTCTTTTGAGATGCTTAGAGCTGCTAGTGAGAATTCTAGGTCGAGCTATTACAGTCTTCATTTAGAGGATTCAGGGAGGTTACAGCTGAGATGGGAGAGTAACATTACTTTCTGGTCAAGTGGAAACGAagctttgaagaagaagaagaagattggtgCTGTGCTTACCTCTGAGGGAGCTCTGTTTCTTGAGGATCAAGATCTGATGAGACCTGTTTGGTCTGTGTTTGCGGAAGATCATAACGACACTGTCAAGTTCAGGTTTCTCAGGCTTGACCGGGATGGTAATCTGAGAATGTATTCCTGGAACGAGGATTCAAGGATTTGGAAACCGGTTTGGCAAGCTGTTGAGAATCAGTGTCGTGTTTTCGCAACTTGTGGATCACAAGTTTGTTCCTTTAACAGTTCAGGATCCTCTGGATGCACTTGCCCTTTTAACGCTTTTGTATCGCTCTCGGATCCTAAATGCTTGGTGCCTTATCAGAAGCCAACCTGCAAATCTGGTTACCCCATGGTGAAGTTCAAGAACTTTGAGTTGTATGGAATCTACCCTGCTAATGATTCTGTTGTTTTTGGAATTAGCTCCCAGAGATGCAAGAAGGTGTGTTCAGATGATTTTGCTTGTACTGCAGTCACTTACACGAACGATGGGAATCCTCAATGTCGCATGAAGCTGACTCGTTATATCAGCGGTTACTCTGATCCGTCTGTGAGTTCGATATCATATGTGAAAACATGTTTGGATCCCATTGCTGTTAATCCAAACGTTTCTAAAGAGTCACCACCAGTCACTGTACCGAAGTCTCACAGTATCTGTCTTCCTTGTCTTATCGGTGCAACTTCCACTACACTTGTTCTGTTTCTCGGGTTTCAGCTTGGTGTTGTTGTGTACATCTACCAGAGGAAGAAGCAGCTAGCTAAGAAGAAAGCTGATCGATTCTCCAAAGCTGCAAATCCCAAAGGTGTGATGATCTTCTCTGTCGATGAGATAAAGGCCATGACCGGTAACTTTGATCATAACATAGGACCAGGGATATTCAAAGGGGTTATGCCGGAGAATGAACTTGTTGCGGTTCAAGAAATGAAAGCGACGTTAATAGAAGAAAGGAAGTTTAGGAGCTCTGCATCAAAGATAGGTACAATGCATCACAAGAACTTAGCAAAGCTTGAAGGTTATTGCTGCGAGCTAGGCAGGAGATTTCTTGTGTATGAATACGCTAAGAACGGGTCAATACTGGACCACATTGTTGACCCTTTACGAAGCAAGAAACTAACTTGGAGAATAAGAACTGAAACCTGCTTAAGCGTGGCTAAAGCTCTTTGTTACCTCCACACAGAATGCAGGGAATTCGTCAGTCATGGGAACTTGAACTGTGGAAACATTCTGCTCGGGGAGGATTTGGAAGCTAAGTTAACTGAATATGGATTCGGTTTATGTGCTGCAAATAAAGACGTTGAAGATTTTGGGAAGACGGTTTTAGCTCTAGTAACGGGTAGATATGAACCAGAAGGAGTAGTGAGTGAATGGGTGTATAGAGAATGGATTGAAGGGAGGAAAGAGACCGTTGTGGACAAAATATTAGAAGGAGATTTCGATGTAGAGGAGCTCGAGCGGGTTTTGAGAATCTCGTTTTGGTGTGTTCAGGCGGATGAACGGTTAAGACCATCAATGGGGGAAGTGGTGAAGGTTTTAGAAGGTACATTGTCTGTTgatccaccaccaccgcctTTTGCTTGTGCAAGATCATCACCGACTAACTCGTCAGAGTCTAGTCAATCGTTGTACGAGCCATAA